A region from the Pyrinomonadaceae bacterium genome encodes:
- a CDS encoding exo-beta-N-acetylmuramidase NamZ domain-containing protein — protein sequence MIARHSKLAIALALLLARSISAQPPSGPAVAGVATDRLARIDAVVAESIKNKELPGAVVVASHRGRVVWRKAYGSRAVEPQREAMTTDTMFDLASLTKVVATATSIMILVERGEVRLSDPAVKFIPEMRGGGRDAITIAQLLTHVSGFQPDFDLRERWTGYDEAMKRLQREPLRSTPGTRFVYSDIGYIALGEVVRRVSGQTLDEFARRNIFVPLGMRDTGFNPSTSSRIAPTEKRRGQMNYLGDSGADAGTEGEKWLRGQVHDPTSFRMAGVAGHAGLFSTADDLAIYCQMILNGGSYRGVRILSPMAVATMTRPHAVSETGAARGLGWDFASSFSVNKGDLFPLGSFGHTGFTGTSLWIDPASDTFVVFLSNRVHPDGKGDVASLRGRVASIVAGAITDATVAKARAQAGDASAELLTSLARLNTPRPAPAIVPDAQVLTGIDVLERDGFKQLSGMKIGLITNHTGRNRAGRSTIDVLFKAPGVKLVALFSPEHGIRGLLDENKISDGKDEQTGLPIYSLYGESRRPKPEHLKDLDALVFDIQDVGARFYTYISTLGYAMEEAAKVKLPVYVLDRANPINGLDVEGPIADSDKFSFVVYHALPVRHGMTVGELARLFNEQRKIGADVRVIKMENWRRTMWFDSTNLTWVNPSPNMRSLTQATLYPGVGLLETTNVSVGRGTDTPFEVLGAPWLDGQPLANYLNARQIAGVRFVPVRFTPKSSVHKDQECGGINIIATDRTRLQSVSMGIELAAALRHLHPSDWQIDKFNRLLANGDIFERVKRGDPPDSIIRSWATPLDQFKLARARVLLYE from the coding sequence ATGATCGCTCGACATTCGAAACTGGCCATCGCGCTGGCGTTGCTGCTGGCGCGCTCGATCTCAGCCCAGCCTCCCAGCGGACCTGCCGTCGCAGGTGTCGCCACCGATCGTTTGGCGCGAATCGACGCGGTCGTCGCGGAATCAATCAAAAATAAAGAACTGCCCGGAGCTGTTGTAGTGGCAAGCCATCGCGGACGCGTCGTTTGGCGTAAAGCGTACGGTTCGCGTGCCGTCGAGCCGCAACGCGAAGCGATGACGACGGACACGATGTTCGATCTCGCGAGTCTCACGAAAGTCGTCGCCACTGCGACCAGCATCATGATTCTCGTTGAGCGCGGCGAAGTGCGTCTGAGCGACCCGGCCGTTAAGTTCATTCCGGAAATGAGAGGCGGAGGCCGCGACGCTATCACGATCGCGCAACTGCTGACACACGTGAGCGGCTTTCAACCTGATTTCGATCTGCGCGAGCGTTGGACGGGGTACGACGAAGCGATGAAGCGACTTCAGCGCGAGCCGTTGCGCAGTACACCCGGCACACGTTTCGTTTACAGCGACATCGGCTACATCGCGCTGGGCGAAGTTGTCCGGCGCGTCAGTGGACAAACTCTGGATGAGTTTGCGCGGCGAAATATTTTCGTTCCGTTGGGGATGCGAGACACGGGTTTCAATCCTTCCACGAGTTCGCGCATCGCGCCCACCGAAAAACGTCGCGGCCAAATGAACTATCTCGGCGACAGCGGCGCGGACGCAGGCACCGAAGGCGAGAAGTGGTTGCGCGGCCAGGTTCACGATCCGACTTCATTTCGCATGGCGGGCGTTGCGGGCCACGCGGGACTCTTTTCGACTGCCGACGATCTCGCGATTTACTGTCAGATGATCCTCAATGGCGGCAGTTATCGCGGCGTGCGAATTCTGAGCCCGATGGCTGTTGCCACGATGACTCGCCCGCACGCAGTCAGTGAAACCGGTGCAGCGCGCGGCTTGGGTTGGGATTTTGCGAGTTCATTCTCAGTCAACAAGGGCGACCTGTTTCCGCTCGGCTCGTTCGGTCATACCGGATTCACGGGAACGTCGCTGTGGATCGACCCCGCGAGTGACACGTTCGTCGTCTTTCTCAGCAACCGAGTGCATCCTGACGGCAAGGGGGACGTGGCTTCGCTGCGTGGACGCGTCGCATCGATCGTTGCCGGCGCGATAACCGACGCCACAGTCGCCAAAGCGCGCGCGCAAGCCGGCGACGCGTCAGCTGAATTGCTGACGAGTCTCGCGCGCTTGAACACCCCTCGGCCCGCGCCTGCGATAGTGCCGGACGCTCAGGTACTCACGGGCATCGATGTGTTGGAGCGGGACGGCTTCAAGCAACTATCCGGAATGAAAATCGGTTTGATTACAAACCACACCGGTCGAAATCGCGCGGGCCGTTCGACAATTGATGTTCTGTTCAAAGCACCGGGCGTTAAGCTCGTCGCGCTGTTTTCTCCTGAGCATGGCATTCGCGGCCTGTTGGATGAAAACAAGATTTCCGACGGGAAAGACGAGCAGACAGGCCTGCCGATTTATTCTCTGTATGGCGAGTCACGACGGCCGAAACCAGAGCACTTGAAAGATCTCGACGCGCTCGTTTTCGACATTCAGGATGTCGGGGCGCGTTTCTACACTTACATTTCGACACTTGGCTACGCGATGGAAGAAGCGGCCAAAGTGAAGTTGCCGGTCTACGTTCTCGATCGCGCTAATCCCATCAATGGTCTGGACGTCGAGGGGCCAATCGCTGACAGCGACAAGTTTTCATTTGTGGTGTATCACGCCCTTCCGGTGCGTCACGGAATGACAGTTGGCGAACTCGCGCGCCTCTTCAATGAACAGCGAAAGATCGGCGCAGACGTGCGGGTGATCAAGATGGAAAATTGGCGGCGTACGATGTGGTTCGATTCGACGAACCTGACGTGGGTCAATCCCTCGCCAAACATGCGCAGCCTGACCCAGGCGACTTTGTATCCCGGCGTCGGCCTGCTGGAAACGACGAATGTCTCCGTGGGGCGGGGAACTGACACGCCCTTCGAAGTGCTGGGAGCGCCGTGGCTCGACGGACAGCCGCTCGCGAATTATCTCAACGCGCGGCAGATTGCGGGCGTAAGGTTCGTGCCCGTCCGCTTCACGCCCAAGTCTTCGGTGCACAAAGATCAGGAGTGCGGCGGCATCAACATCATCGCCACCGATCGAACCCGGCTTCAGTCCGTGTCAATGGGCATTGAACTCGCGGCCGCGCTGCGTCATTTGCACCCGTCAGACTGGCAAATCGACAAATTCAACCGGCTGCTGGCGAATGGCGACATCTTCGAAAGAGTGAAGCGGGGCGATCCCCCCGATTCAATCATCCGCTCGTGGGCGACACCTCTGGACCAGTTCAAGCTGGCGAGAGCGCGCGTGCTCTTGTACGAATAA
- a CDS encoding CADD family putative folate metabolism protein — MTQVSEFQTELQDSVERYAMLKHPFYQLWSAGELDVEVLREYAKQYYAHVKAFPTYVSATHSHCDDVAVRQMLLENLIEEERGENNHPELWLRFAEGLGLTRDEVKNAELLPSTVDSVKRLKALTQSEDYRRGVAALYAYESQIPEVAQTKRSGLKQFYGIEDSRAVSFFTVHETADEWHRETELKVLSEACESDAAREAVISTAGEASKALWDFLTGVQSAFIKPASCDSTAAAA; from the coding sequence ATGACTCAAGTCAGTGAATTTCAGACGGAACTACAGGATTCTGTTGAGCGCTATGCGATGCTGAAGCATCCGTTCTACCAGCTATGGAGCGCAGGCGAGCTTGACGTTGAAGTGCTGAGGGAATACGCGAAGCAGTACTATGCGCACGTCAAAGCGTTTCCGACTTACGTGAGCGCGACTCATTCGCATTGCGATGACGTCGCGGTCAGGCAGATGCTGCTCGAGAATCTGATCGAGGAAGAGCGCGGCGAGAACAATCACCCTGAACTGTGGTTGCGGTTCGCCGAGGGATTAGGTTTGACGCGCGACGAGGTGAAGAATGCGGAACTTCTGCCGTCCACTGTTGACTCGGTCAAGCGATTAAAGGCCTTGACGCAAAGTGAAGATTACCGTCGCGGCGTGGCGGCTCTTTACGCTTATGAGTCCCAGATTCCGGAAGTCGCGCAGACAAAGCGCTCAGGACTCAAGCAGTTCTACGGGATCGAAGACAGCCGGGCAGTTTCTTTCTTCACGGTTCACGAGACGGCTGATGAATGGCATCGCGAGACTGAATTGAAAGTTCTCAGCGAGGCGTGTGAATCCGATGCCGCTCGTGAAGCAGTTATCTCGACGGCAGGCGAAGCGTCAAAAGCTTTGTGGGACTTCCTGACCGGCGTGCAAAGCGCCTTCATCAAGCCGGCCAGTTGCGATTCGACCGCAGCCGCGGCTTAA
- a CDS encoding glycoside hydrolase family 3 N-terminal domain-containing protein, translating into MIKLKRLPTKPGRLAIFLIVAFLLVPLPRSFAESVSVTRDVAATPAADKTPVKPYTRRPSKDALKWADKQLKQMSLEQKVGQLISVGVNATFLNQDSAAFNALRHQIVDNHVGGIILFRGPVYESVVLVNRMQELAKYPLLISADLEAGAGMRFDDTINFPWAMATAATGNPEYARRAGDVTAREARALGVYHVYAPVADVNNNAANPVINVRSYGEDPAAVGRFVAAFVEGVQNAGVIATAKHFPGHGDTAVDSHRGLPEIDVTRERLNSVELVPFRAAVNAGVGSVMDGHIALPKIDPTVITPLPRDRKVGPIDTDEAGEIVIEKGTMPTTLSPKINAILRDDLQFDGLIVTDAMSMSGLTLYFTQEEASVRALEAGADQLLKPADADAAFRGVIAAVKNGRLTEQRIEKSARKILAAKYDLGLVKQRITPIDEIDRIVSARPAGLLAEEIARHAVTLVRNDAGLLPLKLTPASKVLNLAITNGDDRLWITQTFNGTMSRGGVKLETIVLDDRSSESEVKKAVDAAGRADVVLVSMYGRVRSGQARSVALPEPGAKALNTLIDRRKPLVGISFGNPYLLMNFPKLQTYLVVYGDMPSLQKATAEALLGKNNISGRLPISLPGLYPLGAGIQLKANSAQSQ; encoded by the coding sequence ATGATCAAATTGAAACGATTACCAACCAAGCCGGGACGACTTGCGATTTTCCTTATCGTTGCTTTCCTGCTGGTACCGCTGCCACGAAGTTTTGCAGAGTCTGTTTCCGTTACGCGCGACGTTGCGGCAACGCCGGCCGCGGACAAGACGCCGGTCAAGCCTTACACGCGACGGCCATCGAAGGACGCGCTGAAGTGGGCCGACAAACAACTCAAGCAGATGTCGCTCGAGCAGAAGGTTGGACAGTTGATTTCAGTCGGCGTTAACGCCACGTTTCTGAATCAGGACAGCGCAGCTTTTAATGCGCTGCGTCATCAAATTGTTGATAACCACGTCGGCGGAATCATCCTGTTTCGCGGGCCGGTTTACGAATCGGTGGTCCTGGTGAATCGGATGCAGGAACTTGCGAAGTATCCGCTCTTAATTTCCGCGGATCTTGAAGCCGGCGCAGGCATGCGGTTCGACGACACCATAAATTTCCCCTGGGCGATGGCCACCGCGGCGACGGGAAATCCTGAATACGCGCGGCGAGCGGGCGATGTGACCGCGAGGGAAGCACGTGCGCTCGGGGTCTACCACGTCTACGCGCCGGTCGCGGACGTTAATAACAACGCGGCGAACCCGGTAATCAACGTCCGGTCGTACGGCGAAGATCCCGCTGCCGTCGGGCGATTCGTCGCTGCCTTTGTTGAAGGCGTGCAGAATGCGGGTGTGATCGCGACCGCTAAGCATTTTCCCGGACACGGTGATACCGCGGTCGATTCGCATCGCGGACTGCCTGAAATTGACGTGACACGCGAGCGGCTGAACAGCGTCGAACTCGTGCCCTTCCGCGCGGCTGTTAACGCCGGTGTGGGTTCGGTGATGGATGGCCACATCGCTTTGCCGAAAATCGATCCGACCGTGATCACACCTTTGCCGCGTGACCGGAAAGTCGGACCTATCGATACGGACGAAGCCGGCGAAATCGTGATTGAAAAAGGCACGATGCCGACAACTCTTTCGCCGAAGATCAATGCGATACTCCGCGACGATCTTCAATTCGATGGTTTGATCGTGACCGACGCGATGAGCATGAGCGGTCTAACGCTGTACTTCACCCAGGAAGAAGCGTCCGTGCGCGCGCTCGAGGCCGGCGCCGATCAACTTTTGAAGCCCGCCGATGCCGACGCTGCTTTTCGCGGGGTAATTGCGGCGGTGAAGAATGGCCGCTTAACTGAGCAACGTATTGAAAAATCCGCGCGCAAGATTCTCGCCGCCAAGTACGACCTCGGGTTGGTGAAACAGCGAATTACGCCGATCGACGAAATAGACCGGATCGTTTCTGCAAGACCGGCGGGCTTGCTCGCCGAGGAAATTGCGCGACATGCGGTAACCCTGGTGCGTAATGATGCGGGACTACTGCCGCTGAAACTGACGCCGGCTTCGAAGGTCCTCAATCTTGCTATCACAAACGGCGACGATCGTCTTTGGATCACTCAGACGTTCAACGGAACCATGAGTCGTGGCGGGGTCAAGCTTGAGACGATCGTCCTCGACGATCGGTCGTCGGAATCCGAAGTTAAGAAAGCCGTGGATGCGGCGGGGCGCGCAGACGTTGTGCTTGTTTCGATGTATGGCCGCGTACGCTCAGGCCAGGCGCGCAGCGTGGCGCTACCCGAGCCCGGCGCGAAAGCACTGAATACCTTGATCGATCGGCGCAAGCCCCTGGTGGGGATCAGCTTTGGCAATCCATACCTGCTGATGAATTTCCCGAAACTGCAAACGTATCTCGTCGTCTACGGCGATATGCCGAGCTTGCAGAAGGCCACTGCTGAAGCATTGCTTGGGAAGAACAACATTAGCGGCCGTTTGCCGATTTCGCTTCCGGGTCTGTATCCTCTCGGCGCTGGAATCCAGTTGAAGGCTAATTCCGCTCAGTCTCAATAA